The DNA window TCAATACCTTTTGGTTTCATCATCGCTAAACTATACAAAGGAATTGATATTAGGCAGCACGGCTCCGGCAATACCGGTGCAACCAATGTTTTCAGGGTTTTGGGCCCTATGCCGGGTATTATTGCTTTCATGTTTGATTTTCTGAAAGGATATCTGCCCGTATTAATTGCTCAAGTTTATTTTAAAGATTTGAATGCTGTTTATTTATTAGTCATCGGTTTAGCTGCCATATCAGGGCATATTTTCACGCCTTTCTTTGGATTTAAAGGGGGGAAAGGGGTAGCCACGGGCGCAGGAGTATTCTTTGCACTGCTGCCGACAATCACGCTTCTCGGGGCATTAGTTTTCGGTTTGACATTTGCGATTTCGCGATATGTTTCATTAAGTTCATTGTTTGCTGTCATATTTATTGCCGTAATGGTGTGGGTAACTGGCAAGCCTATCAGTTTTTCGCTTTTTGTGACCCTGACAGCTATTTTGGTAATTTACGCTCACAGAGCAAATATAAAGCGCCTTTTAAACGGCACTGAAAACAAATTTAAAAGAAGATAAAATTTCTAGAATCAAATATCAAATATAAGGAATTTATTTAAAACTAAAAATATCTTTAGACAAACTTACTAGACTTTGAATGGCAGTAAAAATTTTGATATTTAATTTTTGATTTTTGGAATTATTCAAAAGGGGAATTAATATGACGAAACGAATTGGTGTCCTGGGGGCAGGTTCCTGGGGAGTGACTATCTCTTCAATGCTTGCTGAAAAAGGTGATGAGGTTGTGCTTTGGGAATTTAACGCTGAACAAGCAAAAGAGCTTGCGTCGCAAAGAAGTTTGAGTTTTTTTCCTGAAGTAATCCTGCCAAAAAACATAATAGTTACGGATGACCTTAAAAAAACGATTGAAAAAAAGGATTTTCTGATTTTTGTTGTTCCTTCACATACTGTGCGCGAGGTTGCTCGTAAAATTTCCGATCTTAATGTGGATTTGTCAGAATCAATTATAATATCCGCCACCAAAGGAATTGAAAACACAACGTTAAAGAGGATGTCTGAAGTAATAAGCGATGAAATTCGCGATATCGGAAATAGAATAGTAGCTCTTTCCGGCCCGTCCCATGCCGAAGAAGTGTGCCAAAAAATTCCTACAACCGTTACGGTCGCATCCATCAATTCTGAAGCAGCAAAACTATGTCAGGAAACTTTGATGTCTCAATATTTTAGAGTATATACAAACCCGGATATTATCGGAGTTGAAACCGGGGGTTCGCTGAAAAATATTTTCGCCATAGCTGCGGGCATTTCCGATGGACTTGGCCTGGGGGATAACACAAAAGCAGCTTTGGTTACAAGAGGTTTACGCGAGCTTATAAAACTTGGTGTAAAGATGGGCGGACAAAAAGATACATATTTTGGCCTTACAGGTTTAGGAGATCTAATTGTGACCTGTTTTTCAAGGCATTCGCGCAACCGCGCGCTAGGTGAAAAGATTGGGAAAGGGAAGACTTTAACTCAG is part of the Elusimicrobiota bacterium genome and encodes:
- the plsY gene encoding glycerol-3-phosphate 1-O-acyltransferase PlsY translates to MIYFFIIISYLAGSIPFGFIIAKLYKGIDIRQHGSGNTGATNVFRVLGPMPGIIAFMFDFLKGYLPVLIAQVYFKDLNAVYLLVIGLAAISGHIFTPFFGFKGGKGVATGAGVFFALLPTITLLGALVFGLTFAISRYVSLSSLFAVIFIAVMVWVTGKPISFSLFVTLTAILVIYAHRANIKRLLNGTENKFKRR
- a CDS encoding NAD(P)H-dependent glycerol-3-phosphate dehydrogenase, which translates into the protein MTKRIGVLGAGSWGVTISSMLAEKGDEVVLWEFNAEQAKELASQRSLSFFPEVILPKNIIVTDDLKKTIEKKDFLIFVVPSHTVREVARKISDLNVDLSESIIISATKGIENTTLKRMSEVISDEIRDIGNRIVALSGPSHAEEVCQKIPTTVTVASINSEAAKLCQETLMSQYFRVYTNPDIIGVETGGSLKNIFAIAAGISDGLGLGDNTKAALVTRGLRELIKLGVKMGGQKDTYFGLTGLGDLIVTCFSRHSRNRALGEKIGKGKTLTQAERELIMVAEGVKTTQSAHELAKSYGLELPIIEQVYAVLYENRSPREALQTLMTREAKPEMDLYLNI